A window of Ignavibacterium sp. contains these coding sequences:
- a CDS encoding YeeE/YedE thiosulfate transporter family protein has protein sequence MNAPFYKFGLFNTDVSLIFAFIIGIGFGFALERGGFGSARILAAQFYFSNMRVLKVMFTAIVTAMLGLYYLSVIGFVDLSLIYISETYILPQVIGGLILGIGFVIGGYCPGTSVVSFATGKLDGLMYILGVMFGIFIFGEIFPFITDFYYSTNMGSVTLPQFFHLSYGMVVFLVVVMAVGAFALAEWSEKKFAHRNPENQL, from the coding sequence ATGAACGCACCATTTTATAAATTCGGTTTATTCAATACCGATGTGAGTTTAATTTTTGCTTTTATTATCGGTATAGGTTTTGGATTCGCACTCGAAAGAGGTGGATTCGGAAGCGCAAGAATTCTTGCAGCTCAATTCTATTTTTCTAATATGAGAGTTCTCAAAGTAATGTTTACAGCTATCGTAACAGCTATGTTAGGATTGTATTATCTATCGGTAATAGGTTTTGTTGATTTGTCTCTTATCTACATCAGCGAAACTTATATTTTACCTCAGGTTATTGGTGGACTAATACTTGGAATTGGATTTGTAATTGGAGGATATTGTCCAGGAACTTCAGTCGTATCTTTTGCAACAGGAAAGCTCGATGGACTGATGTATATCCTGGGAGTTATGTTCGGAATTTTCATTTTCGGAGAAATCTTTCCTTTCATAACTGATTTTTATTATTCAACAAATATGGGAAGCGTTACACTTCCGCAGTTTTTCCATCTTTCCTACGGCATGGTTGTATTTCTTGTTGTTGTAATGGCAGTTGGTGCATTCGCATTAGCTGAATGGAGTGAAAAGAAATTTGCTCATAGAAATCCGGAGAATCAATTATGA
- the lipB gene encoding lipoyl(octanoyl) transferase LipB — protein sequence MNRQLTYCDLEFIDYKEAWDLQYLLHKQRIEDIISDTLLLLEHPNTYTLGKTAHIENLVGGKDFLEKNHISVYNIDRGGDITYHGPGQIVGYPIIKLTDWHQDSHKYLRTLEEVIIKVCNDYGLTAGRIEGYTGVWIEDRKIAAIGIKISRWVTMHGFAFNVNTNLDLFNGIIPCGISDKSVTSLQKELGCGIPINEVKEKLLHHFMNEFNYTEVEFIPKESLLNPTVKN from the coding sequence ATGAATAGACAATTAACATATTGCGATCTCGAATTTATTGATTATAAAGAAGCATGGGATTTACAATATCTTCTTCATAAGCAAAGAATAGAGGATATTATTTCAGACACTTTACTTTTACTTGAACATCCGAATACTTATACTCTTGGTAAAACTGCACACATTGAAAATTTAGTCGGTGGAAAAGATTTTCTCGAGAAAAATCATATCTCTGTTTATAATATCGATAGAGGCGGAGATATAACTTATCACGGACCCGGACAAATTGTTGGTTATCCGATTATCAAATTAACTGACTGGCATCAGGACTCTCACAAATATCTTCGCACACTTGAAGAAGTCATAATAAAAGTTTGTAATGATTATGGACTTACAGCCGGAAGAATTGAGGGATATACTGGTGTATGGATTGAAGATAGAAAAATCGCAGCAATAGGAATAAAAATCAGTCGCTGGGTAACGATGCACGGTTTTGCCTTCAATGTGAATACTAATCTCGATTTGTTTAATGGAATAATTCCCTGTGGAATTTCAGACAAAAGTGTTACATCACTTCAGAAAGAACTTGGCTGCGGAATTCCAATTAACGAAGTAAAAGAAAAATTGCTTCATCATTTTATGAATGAATTTAACTATACAGAAGTTGAATTTATTCCTAAAGAAAGTTTATTAAATCCAACTGTAAAAAACTGA
- a CDS encoding dehydrogenase E1 component subunit alpha/beta: MTKKTNTQKTKVKSSLKPTNGKSMIAKIKAGNKEFTKDELLHVLRMMLRTRTLDNKAMNLLRQGKTFFHIAASGHEAVQVAIGISLNPNKDWLFPYYRDLGTVLTSGITPEEVFLQTFAKATDPASGGRQLPVHWGSKRINLPTQSSPTGTQFLQAVGTALASVKRGERNISYVSSGEGTTSQGEFHEAVNWASREKLPVLFVIQNNKYAISVPVSAQSGGKGHSIAEMMAGFGTLHRLKIDGTDFFESYEKVQEAIDYIKSGKGPALIEAEVVRLQSHSSSDDQKKYRDEKEIEEDMKKCPIEKFAKVLMAKGILTEEEYSEIKKEITDEINEASDRAFKAPDPKPEDATKFVYDESGFRESLEYEKNEPSGNKIVMVDAINHALHEEMERNPDMYIFGEDIEDGKGGVFTATKGLSTRFTRKRVFNSPLAEASIMGVAIGMAFTGLKPVVEIQFGDYIWPAFMQMKDELATIRYRSNNAWESPVVTRVAVGGYIHGGLYHSQNIESIFAHVPGIFIAYPSNAADAKGLLKTACRIKDPVLFCEHKGLYRQSFAMSPEPDEEYLIPFGKAKVAKEGNDVTVVSWGVSFWDAMIAAKKLEEEDGYSVEVIDIRTIIPLDEETIYNSVKKTNKVIIIHEDTFTAGFGAEIAARISDKCFRFLDAPVKRIAAKDAHIPYSPILENAVLPSREEIYRGIKELILY; encoded by the coding sequence ATGACAAAAAAAACAAACACACAGAAAACAAAAGTGAAATCATCGCTAAAGCCAACAAACGGTAAATCTATGATTGCGAAAATAAAAGCCGGTAATAAGGAGTTCACAAAGGATGAGCTGTTGCATGTTTTGAGAATGATGTTAAGAACAAGGACACTTGATAACAAAGCAATGAACCTATTAAGGCAGGGTAAAACATTTTTTCATATTGCTGCATCCGGACACGAAGCTGTTCAGGTTGCGATTGGAATTTCGCTCAATCCAAATAAAGATTGGTTATTTCCATATTACAGAGATTTAGGTACTGTATTGACATCAGGAATTACTCCGGAAGAAGTATTCCTTCAAACATTCGCAAAAGCAACTGACCCTGCAAGTGGTGGAAGACAATTACCAGTGCACTGGGGTTCAAAAAGAATTAATCTGCCAACTCAATCTTCTCCAACAGGGACACAATTTTTACAAGCTGTTGGAACTGCATTGGCTTCTGTGAAAAGAGGCGAAAGAAATATTTCATATGTAAGTAGCGGTGAAGGAACTACAAGTCAGGGTGAATTTCACGAAGCAGTAAACTGGGCAAGCAGGGAAAAGTTGCCTGTGTTGTTTGTAATTCAGAATAACAAATATGCTATATCAGTTCCTGTGAGTGCTCAAAGCGGAGGCAAAGGTCATTCAATTGCTGAAATGATGGCAGGCTTTGGAACTTTACACAGATTAAAAATTGATGGAACTGATTTTTTTGAATCTTATGAAAAGGTTCAGGAAGCAATAGATTATATCAAAAGTGGAAAAGGTCCGGCACTGATTGAAGCTGAAGTTGTAAGACTTCAATCCCATTCTTCTTCAGATGATCAGAAAAAATATCGCGATGAAAAAGAAATTGAAGAGGATATGAAAAAATGTCCGATTGAAAAGTTTGCAAAAGTTTTAATGGCTAAAGGAATTTTGACTGAAGAAGAATATTCGGAAATCAAAAAAGAAATTACTGATGAGATAAACGAAGCTTCAGACAGAGCATTCAAAGCACCTGATCCAAAACCTGAAGACGCAACAAAATTTGTATATGATGAAAGTGGTTTTAGGGAATCATTAGAATATGAAAAGAATGAGCCATCCGGAAATAAAATAGTGATGGTCGATGCAATTAATCATGCACTTCACGAAGAGATGGAACGAAATCCTGATATGTACATATTTGGAGAAGATATTGAAGATGGTAAAGGTGGAGTATTTACTGCAACAAAAGGTCTCTCAACAAGATTCACAAGGAAAAGAGTTTTCAATTCACCACTCGCAGAAGCAAGCATAATGGGTGTTGCAATCGGTATGGCATTCACAGGTTTGAAACCTGTTGTTGAAATTCAATTTGGTGATTATATCTGGCCTGCATTTATGCAAATGAAAGACGAATTAGCTACTATAAGATATCGATCTAACAATGCGTGGGAAAGTCCTGTTGTTACAAGAGTTGCAGTTGGTGGTTACATTCACGGAGGTTTGTATCATAGCCAGAACATCGAATCCATTTTTGCTCATGTTCCGGGAATATTTATCGCTTATCCTTCAAATGCAGCCGATGCTAAAGGACTTCTTAAAACAGCATGCAGAATTAAAGATCCGGTTCTTTTCTGTGAGCACAAAGGATTATACAGACAAAGTTTTGCAATGTCGCCGGAACCTGATGAAGAGTATTTGATTCCTTTTGGAAAAGCTAAAGTTGCTAAAGAAGGAAATGATGTTACAGTTGTTTCGTGGGGTGTGAGTTTCTGGGATGCGATGATTGCTGCAAAGAAATTGGAAGAAGAAGATGGTTATTCTGTAGAAGTAATTGATATCAGAACAATCATTCCTTTGGATGAAGAAACTATTTATAACTCGGTAAAGAAAACAAATAAGGTTATAATCATTCACGAAGATACTTTCACTGCAGGTTTTGGTGCAGAAATAGCAGCCCGGATTTCAGATAAGTGTTTCAGATTTCTGGATGCACCTGTAAAAAGAATAGCAGCTAAAGATGCGCATATTCCATATTCACCGATTCTTGAAAATGCTGTGCTTCCGAGTCGCGAAGAAATTTATAGAGGTATTAAAGAATTAATTCTCTACTAA
- a CDS encoding nucleotidyltransferase domain-containing protein — translation MRLSKAEIEILREALREIDPDAKLYLFGSRLFDDRRGGDIDLLVVSKKLTKKDLRKIKRAFYNKFGEQRIDIILDNGSSDDPFITKVRSEAVLL, via the coding sequence ATGAGACTAAGCAAAGCCGAAATAGAAATTTTGCGAGAAGCTTTAAGAGAAATAGACCCTGATGCCAAATTATATCTTTTTGGTTCAAGGTTGTTCGATGATAGAAGAGGTGGAGATATTGATTTACTTGTTGTATCTAAAAAGTTGACTAAAAAAGATTTAAGAAAAATTAAAAGAGCATTTTATAATAAATTCGGTGAACAGAGAATAGATATTATTCTTGATAATGGCAGTTCAGATGATCCGTTTATCACAAAGGTAAGATCAGAAGCAGTTTTATTATGA
- a CDS encoding rhodanese-like domain-containing protein: MKKLFSELDLKYKLAIIAVLLGVVALFAGDPYNGTSVKVNVKDIALSTVKESDKINPTDLADWIIQGKADYVLVDLRTPDKYAEYTLPEAENIPLVELPNSDLLRNQKIILFSDDEVVAAQGWFILKAKKYNSVYILEGGLNGWKDKVVFPKVPANPTKDELAKFEKLRAVAQYFGGDLVTETSSSEIRKEIKLPTSTVAPQSTQPTTGSRKFTAPKKKKREGC; this comes from the coding sequence ATGAAAAAGTTATTCTCAGAACTCGATTTAAAATATAAGTTAGCAATCATTGCAGTATTACTTGGTGTGGTTGCTTTATTTGCCGGCGATCCATACAATGGAACTTCTGTTAAAGTAAATGTTAAAGATATTGCATTAAGCACTGTTAAAGAATCAGATAAAATTAATCCAACTGACTTAGCTGACTGGATAATTCAGGGGAAAGCTGATTATGTTTTAGTTGATTTGAGAACTCCAGATAAATATGCTGAGTACACTTTACCTGAAGCAGAAAACATTCCGCTTGTTGAACTTCCTAATTCTGATTTGTTGAGAAATCAGAAAATTATTTTATTCTCAGATGATGAAGTTGTTGCCGCTCAGGGCTGGTTTATTCTTAAAGCAAAAAAATATAATTCAGTTTACATACTTGAAGGTGGATTAAATGGTTGGAAAGACAAAGTCGTATTTCCAAAAGTACCTGCTAATCCAACTAAAGATGAATTGGCAAAATTCGAAAAGCTTAGAGCAGTTGCTCAATATTTTGGTGGCGATCTTGTAACCGAAACTTCTTCAAGTGAAATAAGAAAAGAAATTAAACTCCCAACTTCCACAGTTGCGCCTCAATCAACACAGCCAACTACAGGAAGTAGGAAATTTACTGCTCCTAAAAAGAAAAAGAGAGAAGGGTGCTAG
- the sucB gene encoding 2-oxoglutarate dehydrogenase, E2 component, dihydrolipoamide succinyltransferase — translation MDIIMPKMGESVNEGTIIKWHKKVGDKVKRDEIIFEISTDKVDTEIPAPEDGVLSEILVNEGETVEVGTVVARLQTEGGEVVQKTEPKIVEEVPPVQKVEEVVEQKVESQSVTSSATSNGNIIEIAMPKMGESVMEGTIIKWHKKVGDKVKKDETIFEISTDKVDTEIPSPEEGTLVEILVGEQETVEVGTIVAKLAVGSDVVISKPVTEKEPVTEVRREEPVSMHDNFSVTENIREELKTESDRFYSPLVLSIAEKENVSFDELRKISGSGIDGRVTKKDILAYIEQRKSKTTKTQEVVSQTSQPQITKTAAPAPSFVPETSSTYSSSDVIKIPMDNIRMKIMEHMVHSRDTSVHVTSMIEADITLIHNFINQKKDEYLQKENVKLTYMAFIADAVVKSLKKYPLLNSTIDGNTILQKKFINLGIAVAIEPTGLIVPNIKGAGERNTIGLAKAIADLANRARTKKLTPDDISNGTFTITNYGVFGTIFGTPIINQPEVAILGVGTVQKKPVVVEVNGLDSIAVRHIVALTLSHDHRLIDGMLGGLFLKSIKDILENFDPENFN, via the coding sequence ATGGATATCATAATGCCGAAGATGGGTGAAAGTGTTAATGAAGGCACAATCATCAAATGGCATAAAAAAGTTGGCGATAAAGTAAAACGAGATGAAATTATTTTTGAAATAAGCACTGATAAAGTTGATACAGAAATTCCCGCTCCCGAAGATGGAGTTTTATCTGAAATCCTGGTAAATGAAGGTGAGACTGTCGAAGTAGGAACTGTTGTTGCCAGACTTCAAACTGAAGGTGGTGAAGTTGTGCAAAAAACAGAACCAAAGATCGTGGAAGAAGTTCCTCCGGTTCAAAAAGTAGAGGAAGTTGTTGAGCAAAAAGTTGAATCACAATCTGTAACATCATCCGCAACCTCTAACGGTAATATAATTGAAATCGCAATGCCTAAAATGGGCGAATCAGTTATGGAAGGAACAATAATCAAGTGGCATAAGAAAGTTGGCGATAAGGTTAAGAAAGATGAAACAATTTTTGAAATAAGTACAGATAAAGTTGATACAGAAATTCCATCACCTGAAGAAGGAACTTTAGTTGAAATTCTCGTGGGTGAACAGGAAACAGTTGAAGTTGGAACAATCGTAGCAAAGCTGGCAGTTGGTAGTGATGTAGTTATATCAAAACCTGTGACAGAAAAAGAACCGGTTACTGAAGTTAGAAGAGAAGAACCAGTTTCGATGCACGATAACTTTTCAGTTACAGAAAATATCAGAGAAGAATTAAAAACTGAATCTGACAGATTTTATTCACCATTGGTTTTAAGCATTGCTGAAAAAGAGAATGTAAGCTTCGATGAATTAAGAAAAATTTCTGGTAGCGGAATAGATGGAAGAGTAACAAAAAAAGATATTCTTGCATATATAGAACAAAGAAAATCAAAGACAACTAAAACACAAGAAGTTGTCTCGCAGACTTCTCAGCCACAGATTACCAAAACTGCTGCCCCTGCGCCATCATTTGTACCTGAAACTTCATCAACATATTCCTCAAGCGATGTTATTAAAATTCCAATGGATAACATCAGAATGAAGATAATGGAACATATGGTTCATAGTCGCGATACTTCAGTTCATGTTACAAGTATGATTGAAGCCGATATTACTCTTATTCATAATTTTATTAATCAGAAAAAAGATGAGTATCTGCAGAAAGAAAATGTTAAACTTACTTATATGGCATTCATTGCCGATGCAGTTGTAAAGTCACTTAAAAAATATCCACTTCTTAATTCAACAATCGATGGAAACACAATCCTGCAAAAGAAATTTATTAATCTCGGAATAGCTGTAGCAATTGAGCCAACAGGATTGATAGTTCCGAACATCAAAGGAGCAGGTGAAAGAAATACAATCGGTTTAGCAAAAGCAATCGCAGATTTAGCAAATCGTGCAAGAACCAAAAAGCTTACACCGGATGACATTTCCAATGGAACTTTCACAATTACAAATTATGGCGTCTTCGGAACTATTTTCGGAACACCGATAATAAATCAACCTGAGGTTGCAATTCTTGGTGTCGGAACCGTTCAGAAAAAACCTGTTGTTGTAGAAGTTAATGGATTAGATTCAATAGCCGTCAGACATATTGTTGCATTAACTTTATCACACGATCATAGACTGATTGATGGTATGTTAGGAGGACTGTTCCTGAAATCAATTAAAGATATTCTGGAGAATTTTGATCCGGAAAATTTTAACTAA
- a CDS encoding carboxymuconolactone decarboxylase family protein: MSDLPKRFEKFQKDFPDVANAYEQLGKAVHKAGPLNDKTRALIKLAISTGARLEGAVHSHTRKALEVGCSKEEIMQTVMLALPTIGLPSTMAAMSWVEDVLEKK; encoded by the coding sequence ATGAGTGATTTACCAAAAAGATTTGAAAAGTTTCAGAAGGATTTTCCTGATGTAGCAAACGCTTACGAACAACTTGGTAAAGCGGTTCACAAAGCAGGTCCGTTGAATGATAAAACCAGAGCATTAATTAAACTGGCAATTTCTACAGGCGCCAGACTTGAAGGTGCAGTTCATTCACATACCAGAAAAGCACTCGAGGTTGGTTGTTCAAAAGAAGAAATTATGCAGACAGTAATGCTTGCACTACCAACGATTGGTTTGCCTTCAACAATGGCAGCTATGAGTTGGGTTGAAGATGTATTAGAGAAAAAATAA
- the lpdA gene encoding dihydrolipoyl dehydrogenase, with protein MANHYQIAVLGGGPGGYVAAIRAGQLGFKTVVIDKDNLGGICLNWGCIPTKSLLKNAEIYDTFKNHGKDFGITAKELTFSFKDIIKRSRDIADRISKNVELLVKKNKVDRIRGFGKLISHNQIDVFDKDGKKIDSIIADKIIIATGARPRTIPQIPVDRKNIITSTEAMILEDLPKELIVIGAGAIGIEFAYFYSVLGTKVTVVEMLDNILPIEDKEVSQTLEKNFKKRGIEIYTKATVEKAEVKGKKVIVTINQNGKKIELSAEKLLNAIGVVGNVEGFGLEELGIEIFKNHIKVDKNTYQTNIPNIYAIGDVIGPPWLAHVASAEGIHCVEGIKGIKNPPIDYDNIPGCTYCQPQVASVGLTEQKAKELGYEIKVGKFPFMASGKAFAVGEREGFVKLIFDAKYGEILGGHIIGSEATELIAEVALARALEATGHSIIKTVHAHPTLSESIMEAAANAYGEAIHI; from the coding sequence ATGGCAAATCATTATCAAATTGCCGTCCTCGGTGGCGGACCGGGTGGCTATGTTGCTGCAATTCGGGCTGGTCAGCTTGGTTTCAAAACAGTTGTTATTGATAAGGATAATTTAGGCGGTATTTGTTTGAATTGGGGCTGTATTCCAACAAAATCCTTGTTAAAAAATGCCGAGATATACGATACATTTAAAAATCATGGTAAAGATTTCGGCATCACTGCCAAAGAATTGACATTCTCTTTCAAAGACATTATCAAGCGAAGTCGTGATATCGCAGATCGCATTTCTAAAAATGTAGAACTTCTTGTTAAGAAAAATAAAGTTGACAGAATAAGAGGTTTTGGTAAACTCATCAGTCATAACCAGATTGATGTGTTTGATAAAGATGGAAAAAAGATTGATTCTATCATTGCTGATAAAATAATAATTGCAACAGGTGCACGACCACGAACTATTCCACAAATTCCTGTAGATAGAAAAAATATCATTACCAGTACAGAGGCAATGATACTTGAAGATTTGCCGAAAGAACTGATTGTTATTGGTGCCGGTGCTATCGGGATTGAATTCGCATACTTTTACAGTGTGCTTGGTACAAAGGTAACAGTTGTTGAAATGCTTGATAATATTCTTCCAATAGAAGATAAAGAAGTATCTCAAACTCTCGAAAAGAATTTTAAGAAAAGAGGAATCGAGATTTATACTAAAGCAACCGTTGAAAAGGCAGAAGTAAAAGGGAAAAAAGTAATTGTTACAATTAATCAGAATGGTAAGAAGATAGAACTCTCTGCAGAGAAATTATTAAATGCAATTGGTGTCGTTGGAAATGTTGAAGGTTTCGGACTCGAAGAACTTGGAATTGAGATATTCAAAAATCATATTAAAGTTGATAAGAATACTTACCAAACGAATATTCCGAATATTTATGCAATTGGCGATGTTATCGGTCCACCATGGTTAGCACATGTTGCATCAGCAGAAGGAATACATTGTGTTGAAGGCATAAAGGGAATTAAAAATCCACCAATTGATTATGATAACATTCCGGGTTGTACATATTGTCAGCCACAAGTTGCCAGTGTTGGATTAACAGAGCAAAAAGCAAAGGAACTTGGTTACGAAATTAAAGTTGGTAAGTTTCCTTTTATGGCAAGCGGAAAAGCATTTGCAGTTGGGGAAAGAGAAGGATTTGTTAAATTAATTTTTGATGCAAAGTATGGTGAAATATTAGGTGGACATATAATTGGTAGTGAAGCTACTGAATTAATTGCAGAGGTTGCGCTAGCAAGAGCACTTGAAGCAACAGGTCATTCAATTATTAAAACTGTTCACGCTCATCCGACTTTGTCTGAATCAATAATGGAAGCAGCAGCAAATGCTTACGGAGAGGCAATTCATATTTGA
- a CDS encoding outer membrane protein transport protein — translation MKKSFVVLILLFGFLSQSTFATDGYFRHGYGIKYSALAGSGVAVSLSSLGAITNPASIIRTNNSIEINLSVFSPNRDYTITGNPSGFPQTFGLTPGKIESNKNIFFFPTIGLKRGIANNMAIALSIYGNGGMNTDYPAQTFYESSSPNTGVNIEQLFANLTYAIELTKGHTFGVAGIFGWQRFAAKGLAAFSPFSSDPANLSGNSWSTSTGFGFKVGYQGMLTDWLSIGATYQSKINMSEFERYAGLFAEKGDFDIPANWTAGVAVSPNKDWTFLLDVKQILYSGIKSVSNPMLPNLQTSQLGKDDGAGFGWKDITAVKFGVMYKAIENYTLMAGYSYNENPIKESEVMFNILAPAVIQNHITAGVTRKISEDSDLTLAFMYALNNSVKGANPLEAPGQQSIEIAMRQWQIEIGYSFCLIK, via the coding sequence ATGAAAAAATCTTTTGTTGTTCTAATTCTTTTGTTCGGATTTTTAAGTCAATCAACATTTGCAACTGACGGATACTTTCGTCACGGTTACGGAATAAAATATTCAGCACTTGCCGGTTCCGGCGTTGCTGTTTCATTAAGCTCTTTGGGAGCGATTACTAATCCTGCTTCGATAATCAGAACTAACAATTCTATAGAAATTAATCTTTCAGTATTTAGTCCGAATCGTGATTATACAATTACCGGTAATCCAAGTGGTTTCCCACAAACATTTGGATTAACTCCAGGCAAAATAGAGAGTAATAAAAATATTTTCTTCTTCCCAACAATTGGATTGAAAAGAGGAATCGCAAATAATATGGCAATTGCACTTTCAATTTATGGAAATGGGGGTATGAATACTGACTATCCGGCTCAGACTTTTTATGAATCTTCTTCACCGAACACAGGAGTGAATATCGAGCAACTGTTTGCGAATCTAACTTACGCAATTGAATTAACAAAAGGACATACATTTGGTGTGGCTGGTATTTTTGGTTGGCAAAGATTTGCTGCAAAAGGTTTAGCAGCTTTTAGTCCATTCTCAAGTGACCCGGCTAATCTTTCTGGTAATTCATGGTCAACTTCAACTGGTTTTGGATTCAAGGTTGGATATCAGGGAATGCTGACCGATTGGTTAAGCATTGGTGCAACTTACCAATCAAAAATTAATATGAGTGAGTTTGAAAGATATGCTGGTTTGTTTGCTGAAAAAGGTGATTTTGATATTCCGGCAAATTGGACTGCAGGGGTTGCTGTTTCTCCGAATAAAGATTGGACATTTTTATTAGATGTAAAACAAATTCTTTACAGTGGAATAAAATCAGTAAGCAATCCGATGCTTCCGAATCTTCAGACAAGTCAACTTGGTAAAGATGATGGTGCAGGATTCGGTTGGAAAGATATTACAGCAGTGAAATTTGGTGTGATGTACAAAGCTATCGAAAATTATACTTTAATGGCCGGATATTCTTATAATGAAAATCCAATAAAAGAATCTGAAGTAATGTTTAACATTCTTGCTCCAGCCGTAATTCAGAATCATATAACTGCAGGAGTTACCAGAAAAATCAGCGAAGATAGTGATTTAACATTAGCATTTATGTATGCACTGAACAACAGTGTTAAAGGCGCTAATCCACTTGAAGCACCAGGACAGCAATCCATTGAAATTGCAATGCGTCAATGGCAAATTGAAATTGGTTATTCTTTCTGTCTTATCAAATAA